The Streptomyces sp. NBC_00440 genome contains a region encoding:
- a CDS encoding ATP-binding cassette domain-containing protein, with translation MSTRAPAVLARKLIKTYPGGITALNGMDITVETGKVFGLLGPNGAGKSTTVKILTTLARATSGEATVAGHDVLRHPDRVRRAIGVVAQRSGADPVATGRENLQLQGRLYGLTGAALNRRADELLDRFDLAGAGKRAVKGYSGGMQRRLDVALGLVHRPDVLFLDEPTTGLDPEARAAMWDEISRLAGDEGLTILLTTHYLEEADRLAERIAIVDRGRVVVEGSPDQLKGELRGDAVHMELRAEAGRTSLAAAVGGLPGIHEVLIEGRRISARADDGAAAVPVLLAALERAGAVVASATVARPSLDDVYLRYAGRRFSEAQDDRTLEPATAGGTR, from the coding sequence ATGAGCACCCGTGCGCCCGCAGTCCTGGCGCGGAAACTGATCAAGACCTATCCCGGCGGAATCACCGCCCTCAACGGTATGGACATCACGGTCGAGACCGGCAAGGTCTTCGGCCTCCTCGGCCCCAACGGCGCCGGAAAGTCCACGACCGTCAAGATCCTCACCACCCTCGCCCGCGCCACCAGCGGAGAGGCGACCGTGGCCGGGCACGATGTGCTGCGCCACCCCGACCGGGTACGCCGCGCCATCGGTGTGGTCGCCCAGAGGTCGGGCGCGGACCCGGTGGCCACCGGCCGCGAGAACCTGCAGCTCCAGGGCAGGCTGTACGGACTGACGGGCGCCGCGCTCAACCGGCGTGCCGACGAACTGCTCGACCGGTTCGACCTGGCCGGTGCCGGGAAGCGCGCGGTGAAGGGGTACTCCGGCGGAATGCAGCGCCGGCTGGATGTGGCGCTCGGCCTGGTCCACCGGCCCGATGTGCTCTTCCTCGACGAACCGACGACCGGGCTCGACCCGGAGGCACGCGCGGCGATGTGGGACGAGATCTCCCGGCTCGCGGGCGACGAGGGGCTGACCATTCTGCTCACCACCCACTATCTGGAGGAGGCCGACCGGCTCGCCGAACGTATCGCGATCGTCGACCGCGGCCGGGTCGTGGTGGAGGGCTCGCCCGACCAGCTCAAGGGTGAACTGCGCGGCGACGCCGTGCACATGGAGCTGCGCGCCGAGGCCGGGCGGACGTCGCTCGCCGCGGCCGTCGGCGGGCTGCCCGGCATTCACGAGGTGCTGATCGAGGGGCGCAGGATCAGCGCCCGCGCCGACGACGGCGCCGCTGCCGTGCCGGTGCTGCTCGCCGCGCTGGAGCGGGCCGGGGCCGTGGTCGCGTCGGCGACCGTCGCGCGGCCCTCCCTCGACGACGTCTATCTGCGCTACGCGGGCCGCCGCTTCTCCGAGGCGCAGGACGACCGCACCCTCGAACCCGCCACCGCCGGAGGTACCCGATGA